Proteins from a genomic interval of Candidatus Hydrothermales bacterium:
- a CDS encoding antibiotic biosynthesis monooxygenase, with translation MFVAINRIFVKREFRKDFEERFKNRKRLVEKQEGFIRIEILRPLQGEDYLVITYWKTEEDFLRWVNSEDFKKAHQDSPPSYIFSRPNEFSAYEVVEF, from the coding sequence ATGTTTGTTGCAATTAACAGAATTTTTGTAAAAAGGGAGTTTCGTAAGGATTTTGAGGAAAGATTTAAAAATAGGAAAAGACTTGTTGAGAAACAGGAGGGTTTTATAAGGATTGAGATTTTGAGGCCCCTTCAGGGTGAAGATTACCTGGTTATAACTTATTGGAAAACTGAGGAGGATTTTTTAAGATGGGTTAATTCAGAGGATTTTAAGAAGGCACATCAAGATTCGCCTCCTTCTTATATTTTTTCAAGGCCTAATGAGTTTTCAGCTTATGAAGTAGTTGAATTTTAA
- a CDS encoding arginase family protein: MKFFGKDKVGSDIVIKGVPFEHVSPFSGCALGPSFLRYCSEYIETKSFYFNKFCEDFEDRGDIPCFGVDLKEAGRLIEESVLEIISSKKTVIFVGGDHTITFFILRTIKKIIPDIKVLVFDAHTDFRDSFMDSKINHATWLRVLYEEKVLRENEVFLFGIRENFPETPFKVLNKIDLASLGGRFYLSFDLDVLDPSVFPSVTNPVPGGFSLKEIIEILKEIKDVITFADFVEYNPLRGDAILSGINFSTLIREFIVIKSL, encoded by the coding sequence GTGAAATTTTTTGGAAAAGATAAGGTTGGTTCAGATATTGTAATAAAGGGGGTGCCTTTTGAGCATGTTTCTCCCTTTTCAGGTTGTGCCTTAGGTCCAAGTTTTTTAAGGTACTGTTCAGAGTACATCGAAACAAAGAGTTTTTATTTTAATAAATTTTGTGAGGATTTTGAGGATAGGGGAGATATCCCTTGTTTTGGTGTTGATCTAAAAGAGGCGGGTAGGTTGATAGAGGAAAGTGTTCTTGAAATTATCAGTAGTAAAAAGACTGTAATTTTTGTAGGTGGTGATCATACAATAACTTTTTTTATATTAAGAACTATAAAAAAGATTATTCCGGATATAAAAGTTTTAGTTTTTGATGCTCATACGGATTTTAGGGATTCTTTTATGGATTCTAAAATTAACCATGCTACGTGGTTAAGAGTGCTTTATGAAGAAAAAGTTTTAAGGGAGAATGAGGTATTTTTATTTGGTATAAGGGAGAATTTTCCTGAGACGCCGTTTAAAGTTTTAAACAAAATTGATTTAGCTAGTTTAGGTGGAAGGTTTTATCTTTCTTTTGATCTTGATGTTTTAGATCCTAGTGTATTTCCTTCTGTTACGAATCCTGTTCCGGGTGGGTTTAGTTTAAAAGAGATAATAGAGATTTTAAAAGAAATAAAAGATGTTATTACTTTTGCAGATTTTGTTGAGTATAATCCTTTGAGGGGAGATGCGATTCTTTCAGGTATCAATTTTTCAACTTTGATTCGTGAATTCATCGTAATAAAGTCTTTATAA
- a CDS encoding 7-carboxy-7-deazaguanine synthase QueE: MSREKDSLPVVEIFKSIQGEGPFSGTPSVFLRLAFCNLRCTWCDSDYTWKGKVEFMWKSLDELKEKILSYGIKHLIVTGGEPLLWEKRFFPLIEDLLNINFDIEVETNGTIQSFLPEKVYFNVSPKLSNSGNSLKKSIKSDVLRSFNERERVIFKFVIKSERDLIEVIDLKEKVGIENRRIFLMPEGKSYLELREKRRLVYDLSRRYGFRYTDRLHILMGVK, encoded by the coding sequence TTGAGTAGAGAGAAAGATAGTTTACCAGTTGTAGAGATTTTTAAATCTATACAGGGTGAGGGTCCTTTTTCTGGTACCCCCTCAGTTTTTCTAAGACTTGCCTTTTGTAATTTAAGGTGTACTTGGTGTGATTCAGATTATACTTGGAAGGGAAAAGTAGAGTTTATGTGGAAGTCTTTAGATGAGCTAAAGGAAAAGATACTAAGTTATGGTATTAAGCATCTTATAGTTACAGGAGGTGAGCCTCTTCTTTGGGAAAAGAGATTTTTTCCTCTTATAGAAGATCTTTTGAATATAAACTTTGATATTGAGGTAGAGACTAATGGAACGATTCAAAGTTTTTTGCCGGAGAAGGTTTATTTTAATGTTTCTCCGAAGCTTTCGAATTCTGGTAACAGTTTAAAAAAGAGTATAAAGTCAGATGTTTTAAGGAGTTTTAATGAGAGGGAGAGGGTAATTTTTAAGTTTGTTATAAAAAGTGAGAGGGATTTAATTGAGGTGATTGATTTGAAGGAAAAAGTCGGTATTGAAAATAGGAGGATATTTTTGATGCCTGAGGGAAAGAGTTACTTAGAGTTAAGGGAGAAAAGGAGGTTAGTTTATGATTTATCGAGGAGGTATGGGTTTAGGTATACTGACAGGTTACATATTTTGATGGGAGTAAAATAG
- a CDS encoding 6-carboxytetrahydropterin synthase, producing MPWILRKRVKREIGHMLFNYEGKCAYPHGHTYWIEVEIQFDELDERGMGKDFEEIEFIIKEVFPDHVFFKHRDDKRFEEKEGVISLPFNPTAENLSKWTFEKFKERGLKVKSVKIEETPFSHAIYFE from the coding sequence ATGCCCTGGATTTTGAGAAAAAGAGTAAAAAGAGAAATTGGGCATATGCTTTTTAATTATGAGGGTAAATGTGCTTACCCCCACGGCCATACCTATTGGATAGAAGTTGAAATTCAGTTTGATGAACTAGATGAAAGAGGAATGGGAAAGGACTTTGAAGAGATTGAATTTATTATAAAAGAAGTTTTTCCTGATCATGTCTTTTTTAAGCACAGGGATGATAAAAGATTTGAGGAGAAAGAGGGAGTTATAAGTTTGCCCTTTAATCCTACTGCAGAGAATTTATCCAAGTGGACTTTTGAAAAATTTAAAGAAAGGGGATTAAAAGTAAAGAGTGTAAAGATAGAAGAAACTCCCTTTTCTCACGCAATCTATTTTGAGTAG
- the rpmI gene encoding 50S ribosomal protein L35, with the protein MPKLKSKKAAKKRFRLTKKGKVKHFHSFHSHLAGSKNAKRKRRLRKADYLEGEDAKRIKRLIEV; encoded by the coding sequence ATGCCCAAGTTAAAGTCAAAAAAGGCGGCAAAAAAAAGATTTAGGTTAACTAAGAAAGGAAAGGTTAAGCATTTTCATTCTTTTCATTCTCACTTGGCTGGGAGCAAGAACGCAAAAAGAAAGAGAAGATTAAGGAAGGCTGATTATTTAGAAGGTGAAGATGCAAAGCGAATTAAGAGATTAATTGAAGTTTAG
- the infA gene encoding translation initiation factor IF-1, which produces MSKKGVIRMEGTVKEVLPNTMFRVALDAGPIVLCHLSGKMRLNFIKILPGDRVVVELSPYDLTRGRIIYRKT; this is translated from the coding sequence ATGTCTAAAAAGGGTGTAATAAGAATGGAGGGAACAGTTAAGGAGGTTTTACCAAACACCATGTTTAGAGTTGCCTTAGATGCAGGTCCTATTGTCTTGTGTCATCTTTCTGGTAAGATGAGACTAAATTTTATTAAGATACTCCCTGGTGATAGAGTTGTAGTTGAGTTATCCCCTTATGATCTTACAAGAGGAAGAATAATTTATAGAAAAACTTAA